From one Tolypothrix sp. NIES-4075 genomic stretch:
- a CDS encoding ParB/RepB/Spo0J family partition protein — protein MDDFSLPPNTTTHNLASIFSEVDPHVLQPHPRNSSIYGKDEDVTELVNLIRHTQSVSPLVITSEGIIISGHRRWQAVLQLGWKRVPVEVRNFPDKIAELQTLLLENANRLKTREQKVREGQAWLEVESNAAKKRMSEAGKKSAPGKPDREEDKGMENFPYLCLSSTKGTTRDRLAKRVGLGSGRTYSKAAKVVEFIDQQTSLGHQEIARELRQVLNSKSVDAAYQFFKESKKKDSDRGAYPRGLLPTVDCSITDSKSCNQIAKSCWNCQHRLESVDNQSIYCNKSGVINLINKSGDERGRECPDWRYKYSPAEPLKNPTFALQLLLPLEWQDKLEETAALLDTDAATWVKNLIGANLFPKWSLDTIPDLKTGQSCSLSG, from the coding sequence ATGGATGACTTTTCACTTCCACCAAACACTACTACTCATAATCTAGCATCTATTTTCTCTGAAGTAGATCCTCATGTTCTCCAGCCACACCCACGCAATTCCTCTATTTATGGAAAGGATGAAGACGTAACTGAACTGGTGAACCTAATACGTCATACCCAGTCGGTAAGTCCATTAGTCATCACTAGTGAGGGAATCATTATTTCGGGACACCGACGATGGCAGGCTGTATTGCAATTGGGATGGAAAAGAGTGCCTGTTGAGGTCAGAAACTTTCCTGATAAAATAGCTGAACTACAGACACTGTTGTTGGAAAACGCCAACCGCTTGAAAACTAGAGAACAGAAAGTTCGCGAAGGGCAAGCGTGGCTTGAGGTAGAATCAAATGCAGCCAAAAAGCGGATGAGCGAAGCTGGCAAGAAATCGGCTCCTGGAAAACCAGATCGGGAAGAAGACAAAGGTATGGAAAATTTTCCATACCTTTGTCTAAGTTCGACAAAGGGTACTACCCGCGATCGCCTAGCCAAAAGAGTAGGTCTTGGTTCGGGACGCACATACTCTAAAGCCGCCAAAGTAGTGGAGTTCATAGACCAACAAACAAGTTTAGGACACCAGGAAATAGCAAGAGAACTCCGTCAAGTTCTGAACTCAAAAAGTGTAGATGCTGCTTATCAATTCTTTAAAGAAAGCAAAAAGAAGGATAGCGATCGCGGAGCGTACCCTAGAGGGCTGTTACCTACGGTAGATTGCTCAATTACAGATTCCAAGTCTTGCAACCAGATAGCAAAAAGCTGCTGGAACTGCCAGCACCGACTAGAGTCGGTAGACAACCAAAGTATTTACTGTAATAAATCTGGCGTTATTAACCTGATAAATAAATCTGGGGACGAGCGGGGTCGGGAGTGTCCTGATTGGAGATACAAATACTCACCAGCCGAACCACTGAAAAACCCAACCTTCGCTCTCCAACTGTTGCTGCCACTCGAATGGCAAGACAAGCTCGAAGAAACAGCAGCATTACTTGATACAGACGCAGCTACCTGGGTGAAAAACCTAATCGGCGCAAATTTGTTCCCCAAGTGGAGCTTAGACACAATTCCCGACCTGAAAACGGGGCAAAGTTGCTCCTTGTCGGGGTAG
- a CDS encoding helix-turn-helix transcriptional regulator — protein sequence MNSKVERLAKLVKELRGSQSQHQFAKKIGVSRSSITFWESGQAWPDTENIEKLAALKGWSLSELQMYLVQGDSPSGELLYPVDQILVAIRRLPSDALAEVLNVGLETLVSRTSATQSSLD from the coding sequence ATGAACTCGAAAGTAGAACGATTAGCCAAATTGGTTAAAGAGCTACGAGGCTCTCAAAGTCAACACCAGTTCGCTAAGAAAATTGGTGTCAGTCGTTCATCGATAACTTTTTGGGAATCTGGTCAAGCTTGGCCAGACACCGAAAATATAGAAAAACTGGCAGCATTAAAAGGGTGGAGTCTCTCTGAATTACAGATGTATCTAGTCCAAGGAGATTCTCCTTCTGGTGAACTGCTATACCCAGTAGACCAGATATTAGTTGCAATACGCAGGCTTCCGTCTGATGCACTGGCGGAAGTACTCAATGTGGGTTTAGAAACGTTAGTCAGCCGAACTAGTGCTACTCAAAGTTCCTTAGACTAG